One genomic window of Candidatus Nanohalobium constans includes the following:
- a CDS encoding iron-sulfur cluster assembly scaffold protein, translating to MYREEIMDHYKRPRNTGKLDTEYEAEGENASCGDKVHVYAEIEGGEVTDFKHETEGCAICTAATSILSEKAVGMDLDEISELDRDWIIDELGIDVSPMRVKCAVLGLKTLQDAVSQD from the coding sequence ATGTATCGTGAAGAAATCATGGATCACTACAAGAGACCAAGGAATACAGGGAAACTGGATACAGAGTACGAGGCAGAAGGAGAGAACGCTAGCTGTGGTGATAAAGTCCATGTATACGCAGAGATAGAAGGTGGTGAGGTAACTGATTTCAAGCATGAGACTGAAGGCTGTGCGATCTGTACAGCTGCAACATCAATACTGTCAGAAAAAGCTGTAGGCATGGATCTGGACGAAATTTCTGAACTGGATCGAGACTGGATAATCGACGAACTTGGTATCGATGTCTCTCCAATGCGTGTGAAGTGTGCTGTACTTGGTTTGAAGACTTTGCAGGATGCAGTCAGTCAGGATTAA
- the sufC gene encoding Fe-S cluster assembly ATPase SufC, with translation MTLQVKDLEVSVPEEDIVRGVSLEVKPGEIHAIMGPNGSGKSTLCKSLMGNPEYNIDGGQILVDGEDVTDEETHERAQEGLFLGFQYPAEVSGIRVSEFLKEAVDAQREERGEDPMPQSEFNELLREKLDLLDMEEDYARRYLNEGFSGGEKKRNEILQMAVLDPKYAILDEIDSGLDIDALQVVAKGINALADNDRGILMITHYQRILDHVEPDHVHVMVDGKIVESGGPELAHKLEDEGYEWAKELA, from the coding sequence ATGACATTGCAAGTAAAAGACTTGGAAGTTTCTGTACCTGAGGAAGATATTGTTCGAGGAGTTTCTCTGGAGGTTAAGCCTGGTGAAATTCATGCTATCATGGGTCCGAATGGTTCAGGAAAATCTACTTTGTGTAAATCATTGATGGGCAACCCGGAATACAATATTGACGGTGGACAGATCCTGGTTGATGGTGAAGACGTGACTGATGAGGAGACGCATGAGAGGGCTCAGGAGGGACTTTTCCTAGGTTTCCAGTACCCGGCAGAAGTTTCAGGTATCAGGGTTTCAGAGTTCTTGAAGGAAGCTGTAGATGCACAAAGAGAGGAAAGAGGAGAGGACCCAATGCCTCAGAGTGAGTTCAATGAGCTTCTCAGAGAGAAACTTGATCTACTGGATATGGAGGAAGACTATGCCCGCAGATACCTGAATGAAGGCTTTTCAGGTGGAGAAAAGAAGAGGAATGAAATCCTTCAGATGGCAGTGCTAGATCCAAAGTACGCAATTCTGGATGAGATCGACTCAGGTCTCGATATTGATGCACTACAGGTTGTAGCCAAAGGAATCAATGCTTTAGCCGACAATGACCGTGGTATCCTCATGATAACTCACTACCAGAGAATCTTGGATCATGTAGAGCCCGATCATGTCCATGTAATGGTTGATGGCAAGATAGTAGAGAGTGGTGGTCCTGAGCTGGCTCATAAGTTGGAAGATGAAGGGTATGAGTGGGCTAAGGAACTGGCTTAG
- a CDS encoding HEPN domain-containing protein — protein MRKEDEWKEECMEEGTEGRVGAEKLKKRREKERIIQRKSQNSSYWLKAAENLLDSDTPQAAIVLGYFAAENKVEEALAHKNYEVNTHLCTIKGLSRVLESPELATQLDRAYQKRKDINYETQLKEDETEAEEFIEERVKPLIQEINSKIEDTE, from the coding sequence ATGAGAAAGGAAGATGAGTGGAAAGAAGAATGCATGGAAGAAGGTACAGAAGGGAGAGTAGGAGCAGAAAAACTAAAGAAAAGAAGAGAAAAAGAAAGGATAATTCAAAGAAAAAGCCAGAACTCAAGCTACTGGCTGAAAGCAGCAGAAAACCTTCTGGACTCCGATACACCTCAAGCAGCAATAGTATTGGGTTACTTTGCAGCAGAGAACAAGGTAGAGGAAGCACTAGCCCACAAGAACTACGAGGTCAACACACATCTCTGCACCATCAAAGGACTGTCCAGAGTACTAGAAAGCCCGGAATTAGCCACACAACTTGATAGAGCCTACCAGAAAAGAAAAGACATAAATTATGAAACACAGCTCAAAGAAGACGAAACAGAAGCCGAAGAATTCATAGAAGAAAGAGTAAAACCACTAATACAGGAAATAAACAGCAAAATAGAAGATACCGAGTAA
- a CDS encoding nucleotidyltransferase domain-containing protein produces the protein MATLETVLNSDTKVQILRTLAVNDKSYAAEDLERETTKDITSIYKALEDLRDEKILKTIQTEGKTKYYKLDTRESSVIGMSVPVDFSASINKLLYDEMKQYGLNNLPKYPLNIVFDFRKKLIGKIDDDLEKIILFGSAANGEYTLDSDLDLYIVCKEAGVEAEDQIHEIAESYDHEFSLAIKSEKQYQEDFTKPVSKLADSIIKDGFTTLYGEVEEINQYIEDGGEQK, from the coding sequence ATGGCAACACTAGAAACAGTACTTAACTCCGACACAAAAGTACAGATACTGAGAACGTTAGCAGTCAATGATAAGAGCTACGCAGCGGAAGATTTGGAAAGAGAAACCACAAAAGATATAACATCTATCTACAAGGCATTGGAAGACCTCAGAGATGAAAAAATACTGAAAACAATACAGACAGAAGGTAAGACCAAGTACTACAAACTTGATACGAGAGAGTCCAGCGTCATAGGAATGAGTGTTCCTGTTGACTTTTCAGCAAGCATCAATAAACTCCTCTACGATGAAATGAAGCAATACGGCCTAAATAATCTTCCAAAGTATCCACTGAACATAGTATTTGACTTCAGGAAGAAGTTGATCGGAAAGATAGATGATGACCTAGAGAAGATAATACTCTTTGGTTCAGCGGCAAACGGCGAGTACACACTTGACAGCGACCTAGATCTCTACATAGTATGTAAAGAAGCAGGGGTAGAAGCGGAAGACCAGATACATGAGATAGCAGAAAGCTACGATCATGAGTTCTCGCTGGCGATAAAGTCGGAGAAACAGTACCAGGAAGACTTCACAAAACCAGTGTCAAAACTGGCAGACTCCATAATCAAGGATGGATTTACGACACTCTACGGAGAAGTAGAGGAAATAAACCAGTATATAGAAGACGGAGGAGAACAGAAATGA
- a CDS encoding ATP-dependent DNA helicase, whose protein sequence is MDLFPFPEKRDKQEEMVEIAEEVMENGENLVTHAPTGLGKTAGSITPALEERLRNDQKVFFLTPRNSQHQIALETVKKINDRHDENLITVDLIGKDHICEADASTRAGQGPDCPRHSETLQNHQLTQKARQKLNSLKHQNLTAEEVKRKCREVCPYQILLHMTKEADLIIGDYFHVFHPGVRDIVLEKAETQLEDSIIIVDEAHNLPSRTRSLFSATISTPLLNRCITEAERFGFYPEQENLEQFRKEIERMSRKELSQEDYEAEISKDDLIGMVDSFHSFEEMIIDMDAIADEAEEEQEQSHCRRLEEALDRWKGKDQGFVRCIKRDRGDIKIQYSCLDPQVSTKTPLNASHSSLLMSGTLTPPTMYVDLLGLEENLTRTKEFGSPFPAENKRELVIPTLTTKYEERDDSMMQKYAWYLAKSLEEVPGNAAAFFPSYSLLKQVRDKLRDKTDRRIFAEEQRMDKNGKQELLDDFEKEADNGNGLLMGVAAGSFGEGIDYPGDMLKAAFVIGLPLQTPDLETKALIDFLDDRFGKGWDYGYSYPAMNRAIQAAGRCIRSKEDKGVIVYMDKRYSWSNYRKVMPPDTQLEETRAPWQEIGEFFKPT, encoded by the coding sequence ATGGATCTGTTCCCATTCCCAGAGAAAAGAGATAAACAGGAAGAAATGGTTGAAATAGCTGAAGAAGTAATGGAGAATGGGGAAAACCTCGTAACACACGCCCCTACCGGTCTAGGAAAGACAGCAGGCAGTATAACACCAGCACTCGAGGAAAGACTGCGCAACGACCAGAAAGTATTCTTCCTGACTCCAAGAAACAGCCAACACCAGATTGCACTGGAAACAGTCAAGAAAATAAATGATAGACACGATGAAAACCTGATAACAGTAGATCTCATCGGAAAAGACCATATCTGCGAAGCAGATGCTTCAACACGGGCTGGACAAGGACCTGACTGCCCAAGACATTCAGAGACTCTACAGAACCACCAATTGACTCAGAAAGCACGGCAAAAATTGAATTCACTGAAGCATCAGAACCTGACGGCTGAAGAAGTTAAGAGAAAATGCCGAGAAGTCTGTCCATACCAGATACTGCTCCATATGACGAAAGAGGCAGATCTGATAATTGGAGACTACTTCCACGTATTCCACCCAGGAGTCAGAGATATCGTATTGGAAAAGGCGGAAACCCAGCTTGAAGACTCAATCATAATCGTAGATGAGGCACATAACCTGCCGTCCAGGACGCGTAGCCTATTCTCGGCTACTATATCGACACCTCTACTGAATAGATGTATTACCGAGGCAGAGAGATTTGGCTTCTATCCTGAGCAGGAGAACCTGGAGCAGTTCAGGAAGGAGATCGAGCGGATGAGCAGGAAAGAACTTAGCCAAGAGGACTACGAGGCAGAAATCAGCAAGGACGACCTGATCGGAATGGTTGATTCTTTCCATAGCTTCGAGGAAATGATTATCGACATGGACGCGATAGCTGATGAGGCTGAGGAAGAGCAGGAGCAAAGTCACTGCCGTAGACTGGAGGAAGCACTGGATCGCTGGAAAGGAAAAGACCAGGGATTTGTGAGGTGTATAAAAAGAGACAGAGGAGATATCAAAATCCAGTACAGCTGTCTTGACCCACAGGTATCGACCAAGACTCCGCTAAACGCTTCTCACTCCAGCTTGCTGATGTCAGGGACTCTGACCCCTCCCACTATGTATGTAGATCTTCTCGGACTGGAGGAAAACCTGACGAGGACGAAAGAGTTCGGATCTCCATTCCCTGCCGAAAACAAGAGAGAACTAGTAATCCCTACTTTAACGACGAAATATGAGGAGAGGGATGATTCCATGATGCAGAAATATGCCTGGTACCTCGCCAAATCACTTGAAGAAGTGCCTGGAAACGCAGCAGCATTCTTCCCAAGCTACAGCCTATTAAAACAGGTCAGAGACAAACTCAGAGACAAGACAGACAGAAGAATATTTGCCGAAGAGCAGAGAATGGACAAAAACGGCAAACAGGAGCTGCTTGACGACTTCGAGAAAGAAGCAGACAACGGAAACGGATTACTGATGGGTGTAGCAGCTGGCAGCTTCGGAGAAGGAATAGACTATCCCGGAGACATGCTAAAAGCAGCATTCGTAATTGGACTACCACTTCAAACACCAGATCTAGAAACCAAAGCACTCATAGACTTCCTAGACGACAGATTCGGAAAGGGCTGGGATTATGGATACTCTTACCCCGCCATGAATCGAGCCATACAAGCAGCCGGACGCTGCATAAGATCAAAAGAAGATAAAGGAGTAATAGTCTACATGGACAAAAGATACTCCTGGAGCAACTACAGAAAAGTCATGCCTCCAGACACACAACTAGAAGAAACTAGAGCGCCATGGCAGGAAATCGGAGAGTTCTTCAAACCCACTTGA
- a CDS encoding DUF7544 domain-containing protein has translation MGFHSVEAIEDAVERTKDIVLPFDLLTWTKLAVIILFLGGAGFSTFFFNFPFTTFTGFEESSTSIQSPTGFESAFQAQTGSPELVMPALGIGMFVISVAAIGLIIAMYPNSLAEFVMFGSVESRDVQLRDNISSYFVDAVKYSLFKAVYGLLVVGLLIAWLGSFAVQPIIGLLLTAVFIPLMILVMVFGVLVHDFVLLKIIRGQKGFIEAVQSVFRTVRVEWREVGVYIVVRVVISWAVGLMSLTVIGSVSLLFILVFGVLMLVLGLFSPILAAVPALLGLILWVITLLYLVVPFRTYMFSFFVEVYMRIFE, from the coding sequence ATGGGTTTCCACAGTGTTGAGGCAATCGAGGATGCGGTTGAACGCACAAAGGATATAGTACTGCCTTTTGACCTTCTGACATGGACAAAGCTAGCAGTAATAATACTTTTCCTAGGAGGTGCAGGTTTCTCAACCTTCTTCTTCAACTTCCCGTTCACGACTTTTACCGGTTTTGAGGAATCAAGCACCAGCATCCAAAGTCCTACTGGTTTTGAATCAGCCTTCCAGGCGCAGACAGGTAGTCCTGAACTTGTAATGCCGGCACTGGGTATAGGAATGTTTGTGATCAGTGTCGCAGCTATAGGCTTGATAATAGCGATGTACCCCAATTCTCTGGCAGAATTCGTCATGTTTGGGAGTGTTGAATCGAGAGATGTCCAGTTAAGAGATAATATTTCGAGTTATTTCGTTGATGCTGTGAAGTATTCTCTCTTCAAGGCAGTCTACGGGTTATTGGTTGTAGGATTACTTATTGCTTGGCTTGGAAGCTTTGCAGTGCAGCCAATAATTGGTTTGCTTTTGACAGCAGTTTTCATACCTTTAATGATTCTGGTAATGGTATTTGGCGTTTTGGTCCATGATTTTGTCCTTCTTAAAATTATAAGAGGTCAGAAAGGATTTATTGAGGCTGTTCAGAGTGTTTTCAGAACTGTAAGAGTTGAATGGCGTGAGGTTGGAGTTTATATCGTCGTTAGAGTAGTTATTTCCTGGGCAGTAGGTTTGATGTCTTTAACTGTAATTGGCTCAGTTTCTCTACTCTTTATCCTGGTTTTTGGAGTGTTAATGCTTGTTTTAGGATTGTTTAGCCCTATTTTGGCGGCTGTACCGGCGTTGTTAGGTTTAATTCTGTGGGTTATAACATTGCTGTACTTGGTGGTTCCGTTCAGAACCTATATGTTTAGTTTCTTTGTAGAAGTCTATATGAGGATTTTTGAGTAG
- a CDS encoding Nre family DNA repair protein has product MGYGKLAKGVSEKEAKRKLERVMPSSNRKKHFQGKTPSIFVGSHNYPKVNTGILSPQHLANPEMMDSPKNWYSEGFSIEKVASLRTSLVNSKKKFKVDEKDNFLSHTQEVAMARKPVDVEVELEKKPGANISGGRVKPVSASGNVEEFILGENPSVERKVEKMFYDTDAKAETAVKELHGKGIDNYKIQQSFTAGMLGEESSRELVPTRWSITATDDIISKNIRDKTIKDYQELGQIEYYNNEYMGNEFHIFLIPGRWEYELMELKRPGSVWNAAANTYIAQNYESYSGRTDYAEETAGAFYATRLGIMEHLRSRKRQAKALVIREVKPEYWAPLGVWVIRETVRNSFNDGEIVENFENVKFRIGNQFKFLYNRIKNKSKILEGRQTSLQSF; this is encoded by the coding sequence ATGGGATACGGCAAACTCGCAAAAGGTGTCTCCGAGAAAGAGGCAAAAAGGAAGTTGGAGCGAGTGATGCCGTCCAGCAACCGGAAAAAACATTTTCAGGGCAAAACACCCAGTATATTCGTCGGAAGCCACAACTACCCCAAAGTCAACACCGGAATACTATCCCCACAACATCTCGCCAACCCAGAAATGATGGACTCTCCTAAGAACTGGTACAGTGAAGGCTTCAGTATTGAAAAAGTTGCTTCTCTAAGGACATCACTGGTAAATTCTAAGAAAAAGTTTAAAGTAGATGAGAAAGATAATTTCCTGTCTCATACTCAAGAAGTAGCAATGGCTCGGAAACCTGTTGATGTAGAAGTCGAGTTAGAGAAGAAGCCTGGAGCAAATATATCAGGAGGGAGAGTAAAACCTGTCTCCGCATCAGGAAATGTAGAAGAATTTATCCTCGGTGAGAATCCTTCTGTGGAGAGAAAAGTTGAAAAAATGTTCTACGACACCGATGCAAAAGCCGAGACCGCTGTCAAAGAGTTACACGGCAAAGGAATTGATAATTACAAGATCCAGCAGAGCTTCACAGCCGGAATGCTCGGAGAGGAAAGCAGTAGAGAGCTAGTGCCAACTAGATGGAGTATAACTGCTACAGACGACATTATTTCAAAAAATATTCGGGATAAGACGATAAAGGACTACCAGGAGCTCGGACAAATCGAATACTACAACAACGAGTACATGGGCAACGAATTCCATATTTTCCTAATCCCCGGTCGATGGGAGTACGAATTGATGGAGTTGAAGCGTCCAGGCTCTGTCTGGAATGCCGCAGCAAACACATACATAGCCCAGAACTATGAATCCTATTCTGGAAGGACTGATTATGCCGAAGAGACTGCAGGCGCCTTTTACGCAACAAGACTCGGTATAATGGAACACCTAAGAAGTAGAAAGAGACAGGCAAAAGCCCTTGTAATCAGAGAGGTTAAACCAGAGTACTGGGCGCCTCTCGGAGTCTGGGTGATAAGGGAAACCGTCAGAAACAGCTTCAACGATGGAGAAATAGTTGAAAATTTTGAAAATGTGAAGTTCAGAATCGGAAACCAGTTCAAGTTCCTCTACAACAGGATAAAGAACAAGTCAAAGATATTAGAAGGAAGGCAGACCAGCCTCCAAAGCTTCTAA
- the infB gene encoding translation initiation factor IF-2 — MPRQPILSVLGHVDSGKTTLLDQIRESRIVEGEAGGITQMIGATEVPLQTVEEVCGELLNSLDTDLTIPGLLFIDTPGHAAFSSLRKRGGSISDIAVLVIDIENGVQPQTEEAIKILQESHTPFVVALNKVDKLHGWQSEDEYFTRNINNQSDKLQQKLDEKIYEMMGELNEYDIVADRFDRVDNFQEKVAMVPTSAETGEGIPELLMVLSGLSQNYLADQLEIKEGMGKGTVLEVTEQKGLGTTIDVIIYDGIARKENKLVYGTSEGVKTTDIKALLEPRPLKEIRLDKQYEEVDEVTPAAGVKISGQDLEGVISGSPIRIASEEELEDAKKEVEEELETTSFQTHKEGVVVKADSLGSLEAIMREVEEAEILVQKAEVGKITKSDIVKLENEEPELRAVFGFNTDITEQAKKLAREKGIEVFQSDVIYEIIDNYNTWKNALKKDQRQKALKAVTRPAKIQAMPDHVFRKNDPAVIGVKVLEGVLTPGCTLMDENGERIGTLKSIQEENEKIEEAERGSQVAASIQGPTIGRDLEKSQVMLTDVTQKDYERLQELEDLLSEGEKSVLEEIVGIKDEKNPHWKIG; from the coding sequence ATGCCGCGTCAACCAATTCTATCAGTCCTCGGACATGTCGACTCAGGAAAGACTACACTTCTGGACCAGATCAGAGAATCACGGATTGTAGAAGGTGAGGCTGGCGGCATCACACAGATGATCGGAGCAACCGAGGTACCACTCCAAACAGTTGAAGAAGTCTGTGGAGAACTACTAAACAGCTTAGACACCGACCTCACGATACCTGGCCTACTGTTCATTGATACTCCAGGTCACGCAGCATTCTCAAGCTTGAGGAAGCGTGGAGGCAGTATATCTGACATCGCAGTACTGGTAATTGATATCGAAAACGGAGTGCAGCCACAGACAGAAGAGGCTATTAAGATACTTCAGGAAAGCCATACACCATTTGTAGTTGCACTGAACAAGGTCGACAAGCTGCATGGCTGGCAAAGCGAAGACGAATACTTCACACGAAACATCAACAACCAAAGCGACAAGCTACAGCAAAAACTAGACGAAAAAATATACGAGATGATGGGCGAACTCAACGAATACGACATAGTAGCAGATCGGTTCGACAGAGTGGACAACTTCCAGGAAAAAGTAGCGATGGTACCAACCAGCGCAGAGACAGGTGAAGGAATACCCGAACTCCTAATGGTTCTCTCAGGACTAAGCCAGAACTACCTAGCCGACCAACTCGAAATCAAAGAAGGAATGGGTAAAGGCACAGTCCTAGAAGTAACAGAACAGAAAGGACTCGGCACCACAATCGATGTAATAATCTACGACGGGATCGCGCGAAAAGAAAACAAGCTTGTATACGGCACAAGCGAAGGAGTCAAAACAACAGACATCAAAGCACTTCTCGAACCACGCCCACTCAAAGAGATCCGCCTCGACAAACAGTACGAGGAAGTAGATGAAGTAACGCCTGCAGCAGGAGTAAAAATATCAGGACAGGACCTAGAAGGCGTAATCTCAGGATCACCAATCAGAATAGCCAGTGAAGAAGAACTAGAAGACGCCAAGAAAGAAGTAGAAGAAGAACTAGAAACAACCAGCTTCCAGACACACAAAGAAGGAGTAGTAGTAAAAGCAGACAGCCTTGGAAGCCTAGAAGCAATAATGAGAGAAGTAGAAGAAGCAGAAATACTAGTACAAAAAGCAGAGGTCGGAAAAATAACCAAAAGCGACATAGTCAAACTAGAAAACGAAGAACCAGAACTCAGAGCCGTATTCGGATTCAACACAGACATAACAGAACAAGCCAAAAAATTGGCTCGAGAAAAAGGAATCGAAGTATTCCAAAGCGATGTAATATACGAAATAATCGACAACTACAACACCTGGAAAAACGCCTTGAAAAAAGATCAAAGACAGAAAGCTTTGAAAGCAGTCACAAGACCAGCCAAAATCCAGGCAATGCCCGACCACGTATTCAGAAAAAACGATCCAGCAGTAATAGGAGTCAAAGTACTCGAAGGCGTCCTAACACCAGGCTGCACACTTATGGACGAAAACGGAGAGAGAATCGGCACCCTGAAATCCATACAGGAAGAAAACGAGAAGATAGAAGAAGCAGAACGCGGAAGCCAGGTCGCAGCTTCAATTCAAGGACCAACAATCGGCAGAGACCTAGAAAAAAGCCAAGTCATGCTCACAGATGTAACCCAAAAAGACTACGAACGACTACAGGAACTAGAAGACCTCTTATCAGAAGGAGAGAAATCAGTTCTCGAAGAAATAGTAGGGATTAAAGATGAGAAAAACCCTCACTGGAAGATAGGATAA
- a CDS encoding 50S ribosomal protein L24e, giving the protein MVECDYCGDQLSKTDGKMLVLNSGEKLYFCSSKCEKNHEKDRSHEYQKEE; this is encoded by the coding sequence ATGGTAGAATGTGACTACTGCGGAGACCAACTAAGCAAGACCGACGGAAAAATGCTGGTCTTAAATTCCGGAGAAAAACTCTACTTCTGCTCTTCAAAGTGCGAAAAGAACCACGAAAAAGACAGAAGCCACGAATACCAGAAAGAAGAGTAA
- the rps28e gene encoding 30S ribosomal protein S28e (the function of S28E in the ribosome is unknown but the structure shows a variants OB-fold that is found in nucleic acid-binding proteins), translating to MVAAKVIEVMDDTGHRTVRKVRCRVIEGNEEGKILVRNSRGPIREDDIVHIKETEMEG from the coding sequence ATGGTAGCAGCAAAAGTAATAGAAGTCATGGACGACACAGGACACCGAACAGTCCGTAAGGTCCGATGCCGAGTAATAGAAGGCAACGAAGAAGGAAAGATTCTAGTCAGAAACTCTCGAGGACCAATCCGTGAAGACGACATAGTCCACATCAAAGAAACGGAGATGGAAGGGTGA
- a CDS encoding ribosomal L7Ae/L30e/S12e/Gadd45 family protein — MSFQEFEPNESLAEKTYNTVETAADTGKVVVGTNEVTKAIERNNAELVVIAGNVSPQEIVMHIPALASERDADYTFVPDKEELGLAAGINVQSAAIAITQTGNAEDEVEDVASKARELLDSEEDEEEEE, encoded by the coding sequence ATGAGCTTTCAAGAATTCGAACCAAACGAGTCACTAGCAGAAAAAACCTATAATACAGTTGAAACAGCCGCCGACACAGGCAAAGTTGTAGTCGGAACAAACGAAGTAACCAAGGCAATCGAAAGAAACAACGCCGAACTGGTTGTCATCGCAGGAAATGTATCCCCACAGGAAATTGTAATGCACATCCCTGCACTAGCCAGTGAGAGAGACGCAGACTACACATTCGTACCCGACAAAGAAGAACTAGGGCTTGCAGCAGGAATCAACGTCCAAAGCGCGGCAATCGCAATTACACAGACAGGAAACGCAGAAGACGAAGTCGAAGATGTAGCAAGCAAAGCAAGAGAACTCCTCGACTCAGAAGAAGACGAAGAAGAAGAGGAGTAA